One window of the Gambusia affinis linkage group LG01, SWU_Gaff_1.0, whole genome shotgun sequence genome contains the following:
- the taf13 gene encoding transcription initiation factor TFIID subunit 13: MAEEEDEPGFEEELEDGSGGVDAAGHGRRKRLFSKELRCMMYGFGDDQNPYTESVDILEDLVIEFITEMTHKAMSIGRQGRVQVEDIVFLIRKDPRKFARVKDLLTMNEELKRARKAFDEANYGS, encoded by the coding sequence AtggcggaggaggaggacgagccGGGCTtcgaggaggagctggaggacggCTCCGGCGGGGTGGACGCCGCGGGCCACGGCAGAAGGAAAAGGCTCTTCTCTAAGGAACTCCGCTGCATGATGTACGGCTTCGGTGATGACCAGAACCCGTACACAGAGTCCGTGGACATCCTGGAGGACCTGGTGATCGAGTTCATTACGGAGATGACCCACAAAGCCATGTCCATCGGGCGGCAGGGCCGCGTTCAGGTGGAAGACATAGTTTTTCTGATCCGCAAAGATCCCAGAAAATTTGCCCGCGTCAAAGATTTGCTGACCATGAACGAGGAGCTGAAGAGAGCCCGGAAAGCTTTCGACGAAGCCAATTATGGCTCTTAA
- the tnnc2.2 gene encoding troponin C, skeletal muscle: MTDAQQEARSYLSEEMLAEFKAAFDLFDTDGGGDISTKELGTVMRMLGQNPTREELDEIIEEVDEDGSGSIDFEEFLVMMVRLLKEDEAGKSEEELSECFRVRCVNGDGYIDRDEFAQIIRSSGESITDDEIDELLKDGDKNSDGMLDFDEFLKMMENVQ; encoded by the exons ATG ACTGACGCGCAACAAGAGGCCCGCTCCTATCTGAGCGAGGAAATGCTGGCTG AGTTCAAAGCCGCCTTCGACCTGTTCGACACCGACGGTGGCGGCGACATCAGCACCAAGGAGTTGGGTACCGTGATGAGGATGCTGGGCCAGAACCCGACAAGAGAAGAGTTGGATGAAATCATCGAGGAGGTCGATGAGGATG GCAGCGGTAGCATCGACTTCGAGGAGTTCTTGGTCATGATGGTGAGGCTGCTCAAGGAGGACGAGGCCGGCAAGAGCGAGGAAGAGCTGTCAGAGTGCTTCCGTGTTCGATGCGT GAACGGCGATGGATACATCGACAGAGATGAGTTCGCCCAGATCATCCGCAGCAGCGGGGAATCCATCACAGACGATGAAATTGATGAGCTGTTGAAGGACGGAGACAAGAACTCCGACGGCATGCTGGACTTTGACG aattccTCAAGATGATGGAGAATGTGCAGTAA
- the tnnc2.1 gene encoding troponin C, skeletal muscle, whose protein sequence is MPTDAQTDARSFLTEEMISEFKAAFDMFDTDGGGDISTKELGTVMRMLGQNPSREELDAIIEEVDEDGSGTIDFEEFLVMMVQQLKEDQAGKSEEELSECFRIFDKNGDGFIDREEFGDILHMTGEQVAEEDIDEMFGESDSNKDGKIDFDEFLKMMENVQ, encoded by the exons ATG CCCACTGACGCCCAAACTGACGCCCGCTCCTTCCTGACCGAGGAGATGATTTCAG AGTTCAAGGCCGCCTTCGACATGTTCGACACAGATGGTGGCGGTGACATCAGCACCAAGGAGCTGGGCACCGTGATGAGGATGCTGGGCCAGAACCCATCTAGAGAGGAGCTGGATGCCATCATTGAGGAGGTGGATGAAGACG GCAGCGGTACTATCGACTTTGAGGAGTTCCTGGTCATGATGGTGCAGCAGCTAAAGGAGGACCAGGCCGGAAAGAGCGAAGAGGAGCTTTCGGAATGTTTCCGCATTTTTGACAA GAACGGAGACGGCTTCATTGACCGGGAAGAATTTGGAGACATCCTCCACATGACTGGAGAGCAGGTCGCAGAGGAAGACATTGATGAAATGTTTGGCGAATCAGACTCGAACAAAGACGGAAAAATTGATTTTGATG aGTTTCTCAAGATGATGGAGAATGTCCAGTGA
- the LOC122840445 gene encoding melanocyte-stimulating hormone receptor-like, whose protein sequence is MPNFTGMQVAGAPNISSQCLWSTQNQTDRLATAGDLFHSIIPHGLAVPALICIFAFLTLFSLLANLFTLYTIERSEDFSCLPRFILCKSLIFSDLLQTVTFAPATINSLARRQTMAFNIYCYFQHVVGGATIFSSLTTITCMALERYLFVCYALQYTVTVTRERVSKVLVLIWLYSAAIGVVSLSLVLSKGRQENIPDVTVGLLCEPDIMEQHVGSPRALAIFRKVAGSLTLLLCLLVHAFSYFRMYRNASNAVVPFNESNAAARRTVLFYCGMLFLQLLPLLIKVASDALWEYKGTGVTEMSAGSREDCLAGPSATAAGFHVSLLVMLLVPPCINPLVYGLRSVELRKALVKLLRWRVENRGDQERPRGMIRLRNIVHPNLPDGG, encoded by the coding sequence ATGCCTAACTTTACTGGCATGCAGGTGGCGGGGGCGCCGAATATCAGCTCTCAGTGTTTGTGGTCCACCCAGAACCAGACGGATCGCCTGGCCACAGCGGGAGACCTTTTCCATTCCATCATTCCTCACGGACTGGCGGTCCCCGCgctcatttgcatttttgcttTCCTGACTCTTTTCTCTTTACTGGCCAACCTGTTCACTTTGTACACCATTGAGCGGTCGGAGGATTTCTCCTGTCTGCCGCGGTTCATCCTCTGCAAAAGTCTGATCTTCAGCGACCTGCTCCAGACCGTCACCTTCGCTCCCGCGACCATCAACTCGCTCGCGCGGCGCCAGACCATGGCGTTCAACATTTATTGCTACTTTCAGCACGTCGTCGGTGGAGCCACCATCTTCTCCAGCCTCACCACCATCACCTGCATGGCACTGGAGCGCTACCTGTTCGTGTGCTACGCCCTCCAGTACACGGTGACGGTCACCCGGGAGCGCGTGAGCAAAGTCCTCGTCCTCATCTGGTTGTACTCTGCTGCCATCGGCGTCGTCAGCTTGAGTCTGGTGCTGAGTAAAGGAAGGCAGGAGAACATCCCGGACGTCACCGTGGGGCTGCTATGCGAACCGGACATCATGGAGCAGCACGTGGGTTCCCCGCGCGCTCTTGCTATATTCCGAAAAGTTGCCGGTTCCCTCACGCTGCTGCTCTGCCTGCTGGTACACGCCTTCTCATACTTCAGGATGTATCGCAACGCCAGCAACGCTGTTGTGCCGTTCAACGAGAGCAACGCCGCGGCGCGAAGGACCGTCCTCTTCTACTGCGGGATGctgttcctgcagctgctgccgctgctcATCAAGGTTGCGTCGGACGCGCTGTGGGAATACAAGGGTACCGGTGTCACCGAGATGTCCGCCGGGTCTCGGGAGGACTGTCTTGCCGGCCCCTCAGCGACCGCGGCGGGGTTCCACGTGTCCCTGCTGGTCATGCTGCTGGTCCCACCCTGCATCAACCCTCTGGTGTACGGACTGCGGAGCGTGGAGCTCAGGAAGGCGCTGGTCAAGCTGCTCCGCTGGCGCGTGGAGAACAGAGGCGACCAGGAGCGGCCGCGTGGGATGATACGGCTGAGGAACATTGTGCATCCCAACCTTCCTGACGGGGGTTAG